From the Catharus ustulatus isolate bCatUst1 unplaced genomic scaffold, bCatUst1.pri.v2 scaffold_62_arrow_ctg1, whole genome shotgun sequence genome, one window contains:
- the SYCP1 gene encoding synaptonemal complex protein 1 isoform X6, producing the protein MEKENRFKLFIPPRLNAGQWSVGRSQGFNSCSDDDFKLPFDVSNRVKITDLDIISQQVKLCSEVDEESTETRNDLFSKLYNEAEKIKEWKMTMESELNQKERELQEDRNTVEAQNKTIQELQLKNDKLYLKLEDALYENEDLLKEVTASRHLCNMLKETCTQFTEKTRKYEQEKEETRQLYEELHGYVERMTVAFEELRLQAEEDRLEMSFKLKEEAEKVDKFEKECKLEVSQKEKQISDLTIQRDERDGIINDIQAQLQTLQNKIADLTEAKLHKEEMLKESQVNQEYLKAELEEAKILLQKAEATQKNLETEFQTTMKTLVEVTREKEAQEEECKKVKALLAAMTEEFEISIANLKSLLQKEQNRSKKYEDELELCTLELQNKSAELEKMTKVKCDKEVQLEELSETLKEMHDLKVQLTRTAEKEQDYLNQLLTLKTDLEQEALKNEQLTVCLNELSLEKEHIAQDKNDVAAELKKLQEKLEDSKKKEENTKQFVINLEEANGQLRNELESLKEKMAKTGEEIQSKLDEKEENVNNLKKQMENKTKCFEDLQQENKVLKKKITADSKKISIYEGKVNKLQLEMENMSKQHKEAVDIYQKDIETRKVNENKLNEQVEKMRLLYEEATVIQRETDIRCQHKITEMVALMEKHKNEYDKMVEEKDAELRVYKIKQQKQLSSERAMENELSCLKSELSSLKEHLKAEIEEKEKLVKEHSQNMIPESAKKHKSIVSEEEMFKKLYKDYPQASQLHSTAPKKTPAPSSVKSPGSALKLKTMRRMREAGWTAVSKMDRKRKIKEAAKLFA; encoded by the exons ATGGAGAAGGAAAACCGGTTTAAATTGTTCATTCCGCCGCGTCTGAACGCTGGGCAGTGGTCTGTGGGCAGATCCCAG GGTTTTAACAGCTGCTCAGATGATGATTTTAAATTGCCATTCGATGTGTCCAACCGTGTCAAAATCACTGATTTAG ATATAATTTCACAGCAAGTAAAGCTTTGCTCTGAAGTAGATGAAGAG AGTACAGAAACAAGGAACGACTTGTTCTCAAAACTCTACAATGAGGCTGAGAAGATCAAGGAGTGGAAAATGACTATGGAATCAGAACTaaaccagaaagaaagagaactcCAAGAAGATAGAAACACTGTTGAAGCACAGAATAAAACCATTCAAGAACTGCAG TTAAAAAATGATAAACTCTATTTGAAACTGGAAGATGCGTTATATGAAAATGAAGATCTCTTGAAAGA AGTCACTGCTTCGAGGCATCTTTGTAATATGCTCAAGGAAACCTGCACTCAGTTCACAGAGAAGACCAGAAAAT AtgaacaggaaaaagaagaaacaagacAATTGTATGAGGAACTTCATGGCTACGTAGAA agAATGACAGTGGCATTTGAAGAGCTTCGTTTGCAAGCAGAGGAGGACAGATTGGAAATGAGTTTCAAAT taaaagaagaagcagaaaaagtgGACAAGTTTGAAAAAGAATGCAAACTGGAAGTCagtcagaaggaaaagcag atTTCAGATCTTACCATACAGAGAGATGAACGAGATGGCATAATAAATGACATCCAGGCTCAGCTGCAGACATTACAAAATAAGATTGCTGACTTAACAGAAGCAAAAT TacataaagaagaaatgttAAAGGAGTCCCAGGTCAATCAAGAATATttgaaggcagagctggaagaggCTAAAATTTTGTTGCAAAAGGCAGAG GCTACTCAGAAGAACTTAGAAACTGAATTCCAGACTACAATGAAAACATTAGTTGAGGTcaccagagaaaaagaagcacAGGAGGAAGAATGTAAAAAAGTGAAGGCTTTGCTTGCAGCCATGACAGAGGAGTTTGAGATTTCTATTGCCAATTTGAAAAGCCTGCTGCAAAAGGAGCAAAATAG ATCAAAGAAATATGAAGATGAACTAGAGCTGTGTACCTTGGAGCTCCAAAATAAGTCTGCTGAACTGG AAAAGATGACTAAAGTAAAATGTGACAAAGAAGTGCAACTTGAAGAGCTGTCAGAAACTCTG aaagaaATGCATGATTTGAAAGTACAACTGACTAGAACAGCTGAAAAGGAACAAGATTATTTAAACCAGCTTTTGACTCTGAAAACAGATCTTGAACAAGAGGC gTTAAAGAATGAACAGCTAACAGTGTGTCTCAATGAGCTTTCACTAGAGAAAGAACACATAGCACAAGATAAAAATGATGTGGCTGCAGAACTCAAGAAACTACAAGAAAAACTAGAG GAtagtaagaaaaaagaagaaaatacaaagcagtTCGTTATAAACCTAGAAGAGGCAAATGGCCAGCTAAG AAATGAATTGGAGTCTTTGAAGGAGAAAATGGCAAAGACAGGTGAAGAGATTCAAAGTAAACTggatgaaaaagaagaaaat gtgaataatttaaagaaacaaatggaaaataaaaccaaatgtttTGAAGATTTGCAGCAGGAG aataaggtgctgaaaaagaaaattactgcagACAGCaagaaaatcagtatttatGAAGGGAAG GTGAATAAATTGCAGTTAGAGATGGAAAATATGAGCAAGCAACATAAGGAAGCAGTTGACATCTATCAAAAAGACATAGAAACAAGAAAAgtgaatgaaaataaacttaATGAACAG GTAGAAAAGATGAGGTTGCTTTATGAGGAAGCAACAGTGATACAGAGAGAAACTGATATCCGATGTCAGCATAAGATAACTGAAATGGTGGCACTTATGGAAAAGCACAAG aatgAATATGATAAAATGGTTGAAGAAAAAGATGCAGAGTTAAGAGTATAtaaaattaaacagcaaaagCAGTTATCATCAGAAAGAGCAATG gaaaatgaGCTGTCATGTTTGAAAAGTGAACTGTCGTCCCTTAAGGAAcatctgaaagcagaaattgaAGAAAAG GAGAAGCTTGTAAAAGAGCACTCTCAAAATATGATTCCTGAAAGTGCAAAGAAACACAAG
- the SYCP1 gene encoding synaptonemal complex protein 1 isoform X9, whose amino-acid sequence MEKENRFKLFIPPRLNAGQWSVGRSQGFNSCSDDDFKLPFDVSNRVKITDLDIISQQVKLCSEVDEESTETRNDLFSKLYNEAEKIKEWKMTMESELNQKERELQEDRNTVEAQNKTIQELQLKNDKLYLKLEDALYENEDLLKEVTASRHLCNMLKETCTQFTEKTRKYEQEKEETRQLYEELHGYVERMTVAFEELRLQAEEDRLEMSFKLKEEAEKVDKFEKECKLEVSQKEKQISDLTIQRDERDGIINDIQAQLQTLQNKIADLTEAKLHKEEMLKESQVNQEYLKAELEEAKILLQKAEATQKNLETEFQTTMKTLVEVTREKEAQEEECKKVKALLAAMTEEFEISIANLKSLLQKEQNRSKKYEDELELCTLELQNKSAELEKMTKVKCDKEVQLEELSETLKEMHDLKVQLTRTAEKEQDYLNQLLTLKTDLEQEALKNEQLTVCLNELSLEKEHIAQDKNDVAAELKKLQEKLEDSKKKEENTKQFVINLEEANGQLRNELESLKEKMAKTGEEIQSKLDEKEENVNNLKKQMENKTKCFEDLQQENKVLKKKITADSKKISIYEGKVNKLQLEMENMSKQHKEAVDIYQKDIETRKVNENKLNEQVEKMRLLYEEATVIQRETDIRCQHKITEMVALMEKHKNEYDKMVEEKDAELRVYKIKQQKQLSSERAMEKLVKEHSQNMIPESAKKHKSIVSEEEMFKKLYKDYPQASQLHSTAPKKTPAPSSVKSPGSALKLKTMRRMREAGWTAVSKMDRKRKIKEAAKLFA is encoded by the exons ATGGAGAAGGAAAACCGGTTTAAATTGTTCATTCCGCCGCGTCTGAACGCTGGGCAGTGGTCTGTGGGCAGATCCCAG GGTTTTAACAGCTGCTCAGATGATGATTTTAAATTGCCATTCGATGTGTCCAACCGTGTCAAAATCACTGATTTAG ATATAATTTCACAGCAAGTAAAGCTTTGCTCTGAAGTAGATGAAGAG AGTACAGAAACAAGGAACGACTTGTTCTCAAAACTCTACAATGAGGCTGAGAAGATCAAGGAGTGGAAAATGACTATGGAATCAGAACTaaaccagaaagaaagagaactcCAAGAAGATAGAAACACTGTTGAAGCACAGAATAAAACCATTCAAGAACTGCAG TTAAAAAATGATAAACTCTATTTGAAACTGGAAGATGCGTTATATGAAAATGAAGATCTCTTGAAAGA AGTCACTGCTTCGAGGCATCTTTGTAATATGCTCAAGGAAACCTGCACTCAGTTCACAGAGAAGACCAGAAAAT AtgaacaggaaaaagaagaaacaagacAATTGTATGAGGAACTTCATGGCTACGTAGAA agAATGACAGTGGCATTTGAAGAGCTTCGTTTGCAAGCAGAGGAGGACAGATTGGAAATGAGTTTCAAAT taaaagaagaagcagaaaaagtgGACAAGTTTGAAAAAGAATGCAAACTGGAAGTCagtcagaaggaaaagcag atTTCAGATCTTACCATACAGAGAGATGAACGAGATGGCATAATAAATGACATCCAGGCTCAGCTGCAGACATTACAAAATAAGATTGCTGACTTAACAGAAGCAAAAT TacataaagaagaaatgttAAAGGAGTCCCAGGTCAATCAAGAATATttgaaggcagagctggaagaggCTAAAATTTTGTTGCAAAAGGCAGAG GCTACTCAGAAGAACTTAGAAACTGAATTCCAGACTACAATGAAAACATTAGTTGAGGTcaccagagaaaaagaagcacAGGAGGAAGAATGTAAAAAAGTGAAGGCTTTGCTTGCAGCCATGACAGAGGAGTTTGAGATTTCTATTGCCAATTTGAAAAGCCTGCTGCAAAAGGAGCAAAATAG ATCAAAGAAATATGAAGATGAACTAGAGCTGTGTACCTTGGAGCTCCAAAATAAGTCTGCTGAACTGG AAAAGATGACTAAAGTAAAATGTGACAAAGAAGTGCAACTTGAAGAGCTGTCAGAAACTCTG aaagaaATGCATGATTTGAAAGTACAACTGACTAGAACAGCTGAAAAGGAACAAGATTATTTAAACCAGCTTTTGACTCTGAAAACAGATCTTGAACAAGAGGC gTTAAAGAATGAACAGCTAACAGTGTGTCTCAATGAGCTTTCACTAGAGAAAGAACACATAGCACAAGATAAAAATGATGTGGCTGCAGAACTCAAGAAACTACAAGAAAAACTAGAG GAtagtaagaaaaaagaagaaaatacaaagcagtTCGTTATAAACCTAGAAGAGGCAAATGGCCAGCTAAG AAATGAATTGGAGTCTTTGAAGGAGAAAATGGCAAAGACAGGTGAAGAGATTCAAAGTAAACTggatgaaaaagaagaaaat gtgaataatttaaagaaacaaatggaaaataaaaccaaatgtttTGAAGATTTGCAGCAGGAG aataaggtgctgaaaaagaaaattactgcagACAGCaagaaaatcagtatttatGAAGGGAAG GTGAATAAATTGCAGTTAGAGATGGAAAATATGAGCAAGCAACATAAGGAAGCAGTTGACATCTATCAAAAAGACATAGAAACAAGAAAAgtgaatgaaaataaacttaATGAACAG GTAGAAAAGATGAGGTTGCTTTATGAGGAAGCAACAGTGATACAGAGAGAAACTGATATCCGATGTCAGCATAAGATAACTGAAATGGTGGCACTTATGGAAAAGCACAAG aatgAATATGATAAAATGGTTGAAGAAAAAGATGCAGAGTTAAGAGTATAtaaaattaaacagcaaaagCAGTTATCATCAGAAAGAGCAATG GAGAAGCTTGTAAAAGAGCACTCTCAAAATATGATTCCTGAAAGTGCAAAGAAACACAAG
- the LOC117011470 gene encoding antigen peptide transporter 2-like isoform X2 produces MALPSAGLLPGLLLVADAVALVLLVPLVPVLTPLGVAGVWLEAALRLPVLTVATWLLAPRRPPGAIAAAFTVAATPAAFGTFRYLLGLSGAGPGLLAAASPAWLGVTHVAAVLALLAWAPPPVPGGVPETPSNVPKAPGTVRRVLALTWEERNVLGAAVLCLVLAAIGETLGPYVTGKVLDAIRSGDGLTAGAVGMVAAAGATSVLFSGCRGCFFLLLKARLRQSLSLRLFSHLVHQDLDFFQGTPAAELLARFSTEVPRVCSAAPTGANQLLRSLVMALVVGAFMVGLAPGLALLALLEVPLGITTRRIQSAREQALQRSMLEASARTASGVQESVGAIETIRIFSAEEEEEKQHSCNLAKELKLKEQMELEMAFFTLVHRMLHLTIRVLVLFQSHQQLRDATITAGVLVTFLLYQDTVGSHVQVLLYGFNEFLTNAAAGQKIWEYLDRKPTRDVGGTREPPKLQGHVTFQKVSFTYPGNPERPVLKDVTFEVRSGEVTALAGPNGSGKSTAVALLERLRDPESGKVLLDGIPLPEYEHQYLHRKVVLVEQDPILFSGTIRENILLGLEHCKESELQEATTAAGAMDFIQGLEQGWDTEVGEYGGRLAAGERRRVALARALLRRPAVLILDEVLDDGDEAAAQRWVRSGLAQTVLVVSHRSRVLDAADCLVVLEHGAVVETGTSAELRERCGAYSRLLLGGGSTEAPRMGSEEGTASGRE; encoded by the exons ATGGCGCTGCCATCCGCTGGTCTCCTGCCCGGCCTTCTGCTGGTGGCCGATGCTGTGGCACTGGTGTTACTAGTGCCGCTGGTACCGGTGCTGACTCCGCTAGGCGTGGCGGGCGTGTGGCTCGAAGCTGCCTTGCGCCTGCCCGTCCTGACCGTGGCCACCTGGCTACTAGCCCCGCGCCGTCCCCCCGGCGCCATCGCGGCCGCCTTCACGGTCGCCGCCACCCCCGCAGCCTTCGGAACCTTCCGGTACCTCTTGGGGCTGTCCGGGGCTGGCCCGGGGCTGTTGGCGGCCGCCTCGCCCGCCTGGCTCGGGGTCACCCACGTAGCTGCCGTactggccctgctggcctgggcccCGCCCCCGGTCCCCGGCGGTGTCCCTGAAACCCCCAGCAACGTCCCCAAGGCTCCTGGCACCGTCCGACGCGTTCTGGCACTAACCTGGGAGGAGCGGAACGTCCTTGGAGCTGCCGTCCTCTGCCTCGTACTGGCGGCCATTG GGGAGACATTGGGACCCTATGTCACTGGGAAGGTGCTGGATGCCATCCGCAGTGGGGATGGACTCACCGCTGGAGCTGTTGGGATGGTGGCGGCTGCTGGAGCCACCAG CGTGCTGTTTTCTGGGTGCCGTGGGTGCTTCTTCCTGCTGTTGAAAGCACGCCTCCGTCAGAGCCTGAGCCTCCGACTCTTTTCCCACCTAGTGCACCAAGACTTGGACTTCTTCCAGGGAACACCAGCAG ctgagctcctggCTCGGTTTTCCACGGAAGTGCCACGGGTGTGCTCAGCAGCACCGACTGGAGCCAACCAGCTGCTCCGGAGCCTGGTAATGGCCCTGGTGGTGGGGGCATTCATGGTGGGGCTGGCACCGGGACTGgcgctgctggcactgctggaggtGCCCCTTGGAATCACCACCCGCCGCATCCAGAGTGCCCGGGAACAG GCACTTCAGCGATCAATGCTGGAAGCATCTGCCCGGACAGCCTCGGGGGTTCAGGAATCTGTTGGTGCCATCGAGACAATCCGTATCTTTtcggcggaggaggaggaggagaagcaaCACAGCTGCAACCTGGCCAAGGAGCTGAAGCTGAAGGAGCAGATGGAGCTGGAGATGGCATTCTTCACCCTTGTCCACAGG ATGCTCCACCTGACCATCCGGGTCCTAGTGCTCttccagagccaccagcagctccGTGATGCCACCATCACTGCTGGGGTCCTCGTTACCTTCCTGCTGTACCAGGACACGGTTGGCAGCCATGTCCAG GTGCTGCTCTACGGCTTCAATGAATTCCTGACCAATGCAGCTGCCGGACAGAAGATCTGGGAATACCTGGATCGGAAACCCACAAGGGATGTTGGGGGGACACGGGAGCCCCCCAAGCTTCAGGGCCATGTCACTTTTCAGAAGGTCTCCTTCACATATCCTGGGAATCCAGAGCGCCCTGTGCTGAag gacGTAACCTTTGAGGTGCGTTCCGGGGAGGTGACAGCACTGGCGGGGCCCAATGGAAGTGGGAAGAGCACAGCCGTGGCACTGCTGGAGCGTCTGCGGGATCCTGAGAgtgggaaggtgctgctggatgGGATCCCACTGCCAGAATATGAACACCAGTACCTGCACCGGAAG gtggTGCTGGTGGAGCAGGATCCCATCCTGTTTTCTGGAACGATCCGTGAAAACAtcttgctggggctggagcactgcaaagagtcagagctgcaggaggccacaactgctgctggagccatggACTTCatccaggggctggagcagggctgggacaccg AGGTTGGGGAGTATGGGGGGCGGCTGGCGGCAGGGGAGCGGCGCCGtgtggccctggcccgggctctgctccGGCGCCCGGCTGTCCTCATTCTCGACGAGGTGCTGGATGACGGAGACGAGGCAGCG GCACAGCGCTGGGTGCGCAGTGGGCTGGCCCAGACCGTACTGGTCGTGTCCCACCGGTCACGGGTGTTGGATGCAGCTGATTGCCTCGTGGTGCTGGAGCACGGAGCCGTGGTGGAGACTGGAACATCAGCCGAGCTGCGGGAACGCTGTGGGGCCTACAGCCGCCTGCTCCTTGGGGGAGGCAGCACTGAGGCCCCCAGGATGGGCAGCGAGGAGGGGACTGCATCTGGCAGGGAATAA
- the LOC117011471 gene encoding antigen peptide transporter 1-like: MFSPQIRRFLALLAPDRGSWTLVGGLMVASALGEVAAPYFTGRVTDRVTQEDATAAVWPLVLVRLSSAITELACDSMAALALTRARKRLQCGAVAAVLRGDMPGPGGSLGDTPGAVAERVTGDAEVVHSSLAHLLVSWLWELTRAVSLLATVAWLSPVLGLLTLLALPLFLLLPRTVGRIQQDLARQVRVAEANTTAVALESLGAIGTVRAFGHEAGVTMRVQQRLAQQHQLEKKEALAYAAGCWASGFPSLALKVAVLVLGGYLVSAGTVTPGELVAILMCQLHFIRAVENVLRYLPFLAKAFGSSETLLELLEQARKVTPGAGPPSPVTPDNHETTWTPGLCLKDVWMSYPGRSEPVLKGVSLSLRPGEVVAVLAPPGGGKSSLVAAALGLHPLAGGAVLLDGNPVTPRSAPALRQQVTGVPQCPSLLSRSLSANITLGWEHKEETQVVAAARRVGVHTWAKQLPQGYNTEVGPRGMQLSGGQTQGVALARALLRTPRVLVLDEPTRALDPVIRRQVEQELLCSGGAGAGEGPAVLLVTGRVALAQKAPRVALLDGGRLRELGSPEELRTLPWAAAGDAGNGEGDD; the protein is encoded by the exons ATGTTTTCTCCCCAGATACGCCGgttcctggccctgctggcccccGATCGCGGGAGCTGGACGTTGGTGGGGGGGCTTATGGTGGCTTCTGCCCTCG GTGAGGTGGCTGCCCCGTACTTCACAGGCCGTGTCACCGACCGGGTGACACAGGAGGATGCGACAGCGGCTGTGTGGCCCCTTGTGCTGGTGAGGCTCAGCAG TGCCATCACTGAGCTGGCCTGTGACAGCATGGCTGCTCTGGCGCTGACACGGGCGCGGAAGCGGCTCCAGTGCGGTGCAGTGGCCGCAGTGCTTCGTGGGGACATGCCCGGGCCTGGGGGCAGCCTGGGAGACACGCCAGGCGCGGTGGCTGAGCGTGTGACAGGGGACGCCGAGGTAGTGCACTCGTCGCTGGCCCATTTGCTGGTGTCGTGGCTGTGGGAGTTGACAcgggctgtgtcactgctggccACGGTGGCCTGGCTGTCCCCGGTGCTGGGCTTGCTCaccctcctggcactgcccctcttcctgctgctgccacgcACAGTTGGACGTATCCAACAG gaccTGGCACGGCAGGTGCGGGTGGCAGAGGCCAACACCACTGCGGTGGCCCTGGAGTCACTGGGGGCCATCGGCACCGTCCGGGCCTTTGGGCACGAGGCTGGTGTCACCATGCGGGTCCAGCAGCGCCTCGCCCAGCAGCACCAGTTGGAGAAGAAGGAGGCACTGGCCTATGCAGCTGGATGCTGGGCCAGTGGG TTCCCTTCACTGGCTCTGAAGGTGGCAGTGCTTGTCTTGGGGGGGTacttggtgtctgcagggacTGTCACTCCTGGGGAACTGGTGGCCATCCTCATGTGCCAGCTACACTTCATCCGTGCTGTGGAG AACGTGCTCCGGTACCTTCCATTCCTGGCCAAGGCCTTTGGCTCCTCTGAGACACTCCTGGAACTGCTGGAGCAGGCCAGGAAGGTGACACCTGGAGCAGGGCCACCGTCACCTGTCACCCCCGACAACCATGAGACCACATGGACTCCAGGCCTATGCCTCAAGGATGTCTGGATGTCATATCCTGGACGGTCTGAGCCAGTCCTCAAG GGGGTGTCGCTGTCGCTGCGCCCCGGGGAGGTTGTGGCTGTTttggcgccccctggcggcgggAAGAGTTCGctggtggcggcggcgctggGGCTGCACCCCCTGGCGGgcggggctgtgctgctggacgGGAATCCCGTGACCCCTCGCTCGGCCCCTGCTCTGCGACAGCAG gtgACTGGTGTCCCGCAGTGCCCATCCCTCTTGTCTCGCTCCCTCAGCGCCAACATCACgctgggctgggaacacaagGAGGAGACAcaggtggtggcagcagcacgGCGGGTGGGGGTGCACACTTGGGCCAAACAGCTGCCACAGGGTTACAACACAG aggtgGGCCCACGGGGGATGCAGCTTTCAGGGGGACAGACACAAGGGGTGGCGCTGGCCCGGGCCCTGCTCAGGACCCCCCGAGTGCTGGTGCTGGATGAGCCCACGCGGGCACTCGACCCCGTGATCCGGCGCCAG gtggagcaggagctgctgtgttccGGCGGTGCCGGGGCAGGGGAGGGGCCGGCAGTGCTGCTGGTCACAGGGCGGGTGGCACTGGCCCAAAAGGCACCCAGGGTGGCCCTACTGGACGGGGGACGGCTGCGGGAGCTGGGGAGCCCTGAGGAGCTCAGGACCCTCCCGTGGGCAGCAGCGGGAGAcgctgggaatggggagggggacgactag
- the LOC117011470 gene encoding antigen peptide transporter 2-like isoform X1, with the protein MQVPVGEGALVCTGPAMALPSAGLLPGLLLVADAVALVLLVPLVPVLTPLGVAGVWLEAALRLPVLTVATWLLAPRRPPGAIAAAFTVAATPAAFGTFRYLLGLSGAGPGLLAAASPAWLGVTHVAAVLALLAWAPPPVPGGVPETPSNVPKAPGTVRRVLALTWEERNVLGAAVLCLVLAAIGETLGPYVTGKVLDAIRSGDGLTAGAVGMVAAAGATSVLFSGCRGCFFLLLKARLRQSLSLRLFSHLVHQDLDFFQGTPAAELLARFSTEVPRVCSAAPTGANQLLRSLVMALVVGAFMVGLAPGLALLALLEVPLGITTRRIQSAREQALQRSMLEASARTASGVQESVGAIETIRIFSAEEEEEKQHSCNLAKELKLKEQMELEMAFFTLVHRMLHLTIRVLVLFQSHQQLRDATITAGVLVTFLLYQDTVGSHVQVLLYGFNEFLTNAAAGQKIWEYLDRKPTRDVGGTREPPKLQGHVTFQKVSFTYPGNPERPVLKDVTFEVRSGEVTALAGPNGSGKSTAVALLERLRDPESGKVLLDGIPLPEYEHQYLHRKVVLVEQDPILFSGTIRENILLGLEHCKESELQEATTAAGAMDFIQGLEQGWDTEVGEYGGRLAAGERRRVALARALLRRPAVLILDEVLDDGDEAAAQRWVRSGLAQTVLVVSHRSRVLDAADCLVVLEHGAVVETGTSAELRERCGAYSRLLLGGGSTEAPRMGSEEGTASGRE; encoded by the exons GGagcactggtctgtactggtcccGCCATGGCGCTGCCATCCGCTGGTCTCCTGCCCGGCCTTCTGCTGGTGGCCGATGCTGTGGCACTGGTGTTACTAGTGCCGCTGGTACCGGTGCTGACTCCGCTAGGCGTGGCGGGCGTGTGGCTCGAAGCTGCCTTGCGCCTGCCCGTCCTGACCGTGGCCACCTGGCTACTAGCCCCGCGCCGTCCCCCCGGCGCCATCGCGGCCGCCTTCACGGTCGCCGCCACCCCCGCAGCCTTCGGAACCTTCCGGTACCTCTTGGGGCTGTCCGGGGCTGGCCCGGGGCTGTTGGCGGCCGCCTCGCCCGCCTGGCTCGGGGTCACCCACGTAGCTGCCGTactggccctgctggcctgggcccCGCCCCCGGTCCCCGGCGGTGTCCCTGAAACCCCCAGCAACGTCCCCAAGGCTCCTGGCACCGTCCGACGCGTTCTGGCACTAACCTGGGAGGAGCGGAACGTCCTTGGAGCTGCCGTCCTCTGCCTCGTACTGGCGGCCATTG GGGAGACATTGGGACCCTATGTCACTGGGAAGGTGCTGGATGCCATCCGCAGTGGGGATGGACTCACCGCTGGAGCTGTTGGGATGGTGGCGGCTGCTGGAGCCACCAG CGTGCTGTTTTCTGGGTGCCGTGGGTGCTTCTTCCTGCTGTTGAAAGCACGCCTCCGTCAGAGCCTGAGCCTCCGACTCTTTTCCCACCTAGTGCACCAAGACTTGGACTTCTTCCAGGGAACACCAGCAG ctgagctcctggCTCGGTTTTCCACGGAAGTGCCACGGGTGTGCTCAGCAGCACCGACTGGAGCCAACCAGCTGCTCCGGAGCCTGGTAATGGCCCTGGTGGTGGGGGCATTCATGGTGGGGCTGGCACCGGGACTGgcgctgctggcactgctggaggtGCCCCTTGGAATCACCACCCGCCGCATCCAGAGTGCCCGGGAACAG GCACTTCAGCGATCAATGCTGGAAGCATCTGCCCGGACAGCCTCGGGGGTTCAGGAATCTGTTGGTGCCATCGAGACAATCCGTATCTTTtcggcggaggaggaggaggagaagcaaCACAGCTGCAACCTGGCCAAGGAGCTGAAGCTGAAGGAGCAGATGGAGCTGGAGATGGCATTCTTCACCCTTGTCCACAGG ATGCTCCACCTGACCATCCGGGTCCTAGTGCTCttccagagccaccagcagctccGTGATGCCACCATCACTGCTGGGGTCCTCGTTACCTTCCTGCTGTACCAGGACACGGTTGGCAGCCATGTCCAG GTGCTGCTCTACGGCTTCAATGAATTCCTGACCAATGCAGCTGCCGGACAGAAGATCTGGGAATACCTGGATCGGAAACCCACAAGGGATGTTGGGGGGACACGGGAGCCCCCCAAGCTTCAGGGCCATGTCACTTTTCAGAAGGTCTCCTTCACATATCCTGGGAATCCAGAGCGCCCTGTGCTGAag gacGTAACCTTTGAGGTGCGTTCCGGGGAGGTGACAGCACTGGCGGGGCCCAATGGAAGTGGGAAGAGCACAGCCGTGGCACTGCTGGAGCGTCTGCGGGATCCTGAGAgtgggaaggtgctgctggatgGGATCCCACTGCCAGAATATGAACACCAGTACCTGCACCGGAAG gtggTGCTGGTGGAGCAGGATCCCATCCTGTTTTCTGGAACGATCCGTGAAAACAtcttgctggggctggagcactgcaaagagtcagagctgcaggaggccacaactgctgctggagccatggACTTCatccaggggctggagcagggctgggacaccg AGGTTGGGGAGTATGGGGGGCGGCTGGCGGCAGGGGAGCGGCGCCGtgtggccctggcccgggctctgctccGGCGCCCGGCTGTCCTCATTCTCGACGAGGTGCTGGATGACGGAGACGAGGCAGCG GCACAGCGCTGGGTGCGCAGTGGGCTGGCCCAGACCGTACTGGTCGTGTCCCACCGGTCACGGGTGTTGGATGCAGCTGATTGCCTCGTGGTGCTGGAGCACGGAGCCGTGGTGGAGACTGGAACATCAGCCGAGCTGCGGGAACGCTGTGGGGCCTACAGCCGCCTGCTCCTTGGGGGAGGCAGCACTGAGGCCCCCAGGATGGGCAGCGAGGAGGGGACTGCATCTGGCAGGGAATAA